A single window of Leptospira semungkisensis DNA harbors:
- a CDS encoding phosphoadenylyl-sulfate reductase yields MSPSELEAKIQGLGLEESLAKIAKEFPGEAVFSTSFGLEDQVITHAIYSQNLDIRIFTLDTGRLFSETYELHKRTNGMYGKKIQTFFPDAQAVEDLVNEKGPDSFYDSIENRKECCHIRKVVPLNRALNGAKVWITGIRNDQSGSREGLPSVELDGARGILKFHPILDWSWERVQQYVQDNRIPYNPLHDKGYPSIGCAPCTRSIQPGEDFRAGRWWWENEATKECGLHWVDGKLVRKKGSQE; encoded by the coding sequence ATGAGTCCCTCCGAGCTGGAAGCAAAAATACAAGGCTTAGGTTTGGAAGAATCCCTTGCCAAGATCGCTAAGGAATTCCCAGGAGAAGCAGTTTTCTCCACTAGTTTCGGTTTAGAAGATCAGGTAATTACTCACGCGATCTATTCCCAGAACCTGGATATTCGTATCTTTACATTGGATACCGGCCGCTTATTTAGCGAAACGTATGAGCTCCATAAGAGAACCAACGGGATGTACGGAAAGAAGATCCAGACATTCTTTCCCGACGCGCAAGCGGTAGAAGATTTGGTGAATGAAAAAGGTCCCGATTCTTTCTACGATTCGATTGAAAATCGAAAAGAATGCTGCCATATTCGTAAGGTGGTTCCTTTGAACCGTGCCTTAAACGGCGCAAAGGTTTGGATCACCGGGATCAGAAACGATCAGTCCGGCTCAAGAGAAGGACTTCCCTCTGTTGAATTGGATGGAGCAAGAGGGATCTTAAAATTCCATCCCATCCTAGATTGGTCCTGGGAAAGGGTCCAACAATATGTCCAAGACAATCGCATTCCTTATAACCCTTTGCATGATAAAGGCTATCCTAGTATAGGATGTGCTCCTTGCACTCGCTCTATCCAGCCTGGAGAAGATTTCAGAGCCGGACGCTGGTGGTGGGAAAATGAAGCCACCAAAGAATGCGGATTGCATTGGGTCGACGGAAAACTGGTAAGAAAGAAAGGATCACAAGAATG